Proteins encoded in a region of the Neodiprion lecontei isolate iyNeoLeco1 chromosome 5, iyNeoLeco1.1, whole genome shotgun sequence genome:
- the LOC107226862 gene encoding GPI ethanolamine phosphate transferase 2-like isoform X4 — translation MFVTLFSALLFLYGFFPLQLLDAGIASFKDVPDHVEHIRVNNELLYKPMISRLIFMVIDGMRWDFVAGPIGQAGMPITRSLIQNDSACLLQAKVGSPTVTMPRIKAITTGTAPTFVDVVLNFGSTSISGDSLLLQAKNHGHKLVFFGDDTWLRLFPGIFDRHDGTTSFFVTDYTEVDDNVTRHIDGELNKDDWTIMVLHYLGLDHIGHIGGPQSPLIKPKLREMDEIIGRINAKVVHWHSQNESTLFIVCGDHGMKDSGGHGGNTPQETLVPFVAIGASCPGNDDQPVQMDQIDVSSTLAVMLGIPIPASSLGSISLNVLRELSTSRKLFSLYYNAKQVFNHFKRLTGFQASGAYEKYSNAIKLHTAWLETNGLTNETVDEIVFLYTAALRGMRNKLTSSMTKYDLHVMTIAMFFMFHVLYIITNTQQDTSITPRKIYGFLIINVILWTSVDYLWEGSSESLLLSNDTNSNLILMVIVVILFGNCYLCTKRRFSADSLVQVLKSKGTTQCLLIMGIIIHALSFSSSSFVEEEHRTWYFFWTTFCILLLYKIGKSLIAQSPRYFYRHSLQANISMKLFLCLLAHSVLRQLNSTGDMYAHLPDIADWLQQQESKINMSVLLISALSILVWIGHTHEEIKYKTYSLTLYIALAVCVYLRHMGTEAVLRIPFYPTSKGIVEAQFFWCLMLVFSTCAVFRLGSTIRRSRRNFLSLLLRFVIESWVMASTMLHRPYNVVLLPIQILFSIVIYAALRGYQNRDIIIHIFYWLGNVFYFYQGNSNNLSTIDIAAGYVGVESYNIYITGLFLVINTYSAPVLAYLTLLYVVTCENENPKSLDDVIEINRLYAAFRLLPLAVYTIVVSIQRYHLFIWTVFSPKLLYEAMYCMVMYIVMLTMNATFILHDKINEY, via the exons ATGTTCGTCACCCTCTTCTCCGCTCTGTTATTCCTGTACGGCTTCTTCCCACTGCAACTTCTGGATGCTGGTATCGCCAGCTTTAAGGACGTTCCAGATCATGTTGAACATATCAG AGTGAACAACGAGCTGTTGTACAAACCTATGATAAGTAGGTTAATTTTCATGGTGATCGACGGAATGAGGTGGGATTTTGTTGCTGGACCCATCGGACAAGCCGGTATGCCAATCACACGGAGCTTGATACAAAACGACTCGGCGTGTCTTCTTCAAGCTAAGGTCGGCTCTCCTACAGTCACCATGCCCAGGATAAAG gcCATAACGACAGGAACTGCGCCAACATTTGTGGATGTGGTATTGAATTTTGGCAGCACGAGCATATCGGGTGACAGTCTTTTATTGCAGGCCAAAAACCATGGTCATAAATTAGTATTCTTCGGGGACGATACCTGGTTAAGGTTGTTTCCTGGTATATTTGACCGGCATGACGGAACCACGTCATTCTTTGTCACAGATTATACAGAG GTAGACGATAACGTGACACGCCACATCGATGGCGAGTTGAATAAAGACGATTGGACCATTATGGTGCTGCACTATCTCGGGTTGGATCATATCGGGCACATAGGAGGGCCTCAAAGTCCTCTGATAAAACCGAAATTGAGAGAAATGGATGAGATAATCGGTAGAATTAACGCCAAAGTTGTGCACTGG CACTCCCAAAATGAGTCCACGTTATTTATCGTTTGCGGAGATCACGGGATGAAGGACTCGGGTGGTCATGGTGGAAACACACCTCAGGAAACTCTGGTACCTTTTGTAGCAATCGGTGCATCTTGTCCTGGAAACGATGATCAGCCCGTTCAGATGGATCAGATAGACGTAAGCAGTACCCTTGCAGTGATGCTGGGTATCCCAATACCGGCGTCGAGTCTAGGAAGTATCTCGTTGAATGTCTTGAGAGAACTGTCCACGTCAAGAAAGCTCTTCAGTCTTTACTACAATGCCAAACAAGTTTTCAATCACTTTAAAAGGCTTACTGGATTCCAAGCTTCTG GAgcttatgaaaaatattcaaatgcCATAAAGTTACATACAGCTTGGCTGGAAACAAATGGACTGACAAATGAAACCGTGGATGAAATCGTATTCTTATATACTGCTGCTCTTAGAGGGATGAGAAATAAACTTACCAGCAGCATGACCAAATATGACCTTCACGTCATGACAATCGCAATGTTTTTCATGTTTCAT GTGCTGTACATTATAACGAATACGCAGCAGGATACGAGTATTACTCCTAGAAAGATATACGGCTTTCTGATAATCAACGTAATTCTTTGGACATCAGTCGATTACTTATGGGAAGGTTCAAGCGAATCGTTGCTTTTGTCGAACGATACAAACAGTAACTTAATTCTCATGGTCATCGTTGTAATATTATTTGGAAACTGTTACTTGTGTACAAAGCGCAGGTTCTCTGCTGATAGTTTAGTACAG GTTCTGAAAAGTAAAGGAACTACACAGTGTCTATTAATAATGGGTATCATCATTCATGCTCTGAGTTTCAGTAGCAGTAGTTTCGTTGAGGAAGAACACCGTACCTGGTACTTTTTTTGGACTACGTTCTGTATTCTATTGTTGTACAAGATCGGTAAATCCCTCATTGCACAATCGCCAAG ATATTTTTACAGACATTCTCTCCAAGCAAATATTTCTATGAAACTGTTCCTGTGTTTATTGGCTCACTCGGTACTCAGGCAGCTGAATAGCACCGGAGATATGTATGCCCACTTGCCCGATATCGCCGATTGGCTTCAGCAACAAGAAAGCAAAATAAACATGTCCGTGTTGCTAATCTCTG CCCTTTCAATTCTCGTTTGGATCGGACACACCCAtgaggaaataaaatataaaacgtACTCTTTGACGCTGTATATTGCTCTCGCTGTTTGCGTGTATCTTCGGCACATGGGAACTGAAGCAGTATTGAGGATTCCATTCTATCCAACCTCCAA GGGAATTGTTGAGGCGCAATTTTTCTGGTGCTTGATGCTGGTCTTTTCAACTTGCGCTGTGTTTAGATTGGGGAGTACGATACGGAGAagtagaagaaattttttgtcccTACTTCTGCGGTTCGTCATAGAATCCTGGGTCATGGCTTCAACAATGTTACACAGACCGTATAACGTCGTATTGTTGCCGATTCAGATATTGTTCAGTATTGTGATATACGCTGCGTTGAGGGGCTATCAAAATCGTGATATCATTATCCACATTTTTTACTGGCTGGGCAATGTGTTCTACTTTTATCAG GGTAACTCCAATAATTTATCCACTATTGACATTGCTGCGGGCTACGTGGGAGTAGAAtcgtacaatatttacattacGGGACTTTTTCTAGTCATCAATACATATTCTGCACCAGTTTTGGCCTATCTCACACTTCTGTATGTCGTCAcatgtgaaaatgaaaatcc AAAATCGCTGGACGACGTGATTGAGATAAATAGACTGTACGCCGCGTTTAGATTACTTCCGTTAGCTGTGTACACAATAGTAGTTAGTATTCAAAGATACCATTTATTCATTTGGACCGTATTTTCGCCGAAACTTTTATACGAGGCGATGTACTGTATGGTAATGTATATTGTAATGTTAACAATGAACGctacttttattttacatgACAAAATTAACGAGTATTAG
- the LOC107226862 gene encoding GPI ethanolamine phosphate transferase 2-like isoform X2, producing the protein MTPHERSKRDGTSRFSLDCCSLFYAMFVTLFSALLFLYGFFPLQLLDAGIASFKDVPDHVEHIRVNNELLYKPMISRLIFMVIDGMRWDFVAGPIGQAGMPITRSLIQNDSACLLQAKVGSPTVTMPRIKAITTGTAPTFVDVVLNFGSTSISGDSLLLQAKNHGHKLVFFGDDTWLRLFPGIFDRHDGTTSFFVTDYTEVDDNVTRHIDGELNKDDWTIMVLHYLGLDHIGHIGGPQSPLIKPKLREMDEIIGRINAKVVHWHSQNESTLFIVCGDHGMKDSGGHGGNTPQETLVPFVAIGASCPGNDDQPVQMDQIDVSSTLAVMLGIPIPASSLGSISLNVLRELSTSRKLFSLYYNAKQVFNHFKRLTGFQASGAYEKYSNAIKLHTAWLETNGLTNETVDEIVFLYTAALRGMRNKLTSSMTKYDLHVMTIAMFFMFHVLYIITNTQQDTSITPRKIYGFLIINVILWTSVDYLWEGSSESLLLSNDTNSNLILMVIVVILFGNCYLCTKRRFSADSLVQVLKSKGTTQCLLIMGIIIHALSFSSSSFVEEEHRTWYFFWTTFCILLLYKIGKSLIAQSPRHSLQANISMKLFLCLLAHSVLRQLNSTGDMYAHLPDIADWLQQQESKINMSVLLISALSILVWIGHTHEEIKYKTYSLTLYIALAVCVYLRHMGTEAVLRIPFYPTSKGIVEAQFFWCLMLVFSTCAVFRLGSTIRRSRRNFLSLLLRFVIESWVMASTMLHRPYNVVLLPIQILFSIVIYAALRGYQNRDIIIHIFYWLGNVFYFYQGNSNNLSTIDIAAGYVGVESYNIYITGLFLVINTYSAPVLAYLTLLYVVTCENENPKSLDDVIEINRLYAAFRLLPLAVYTIVVSIQRYHLFIWTVFSPKLLYEAMYCMVMYIVMLTMNATFILHDKINEY; encoded by the exons ATGACGCCCCATGAACGGAGCAAAAGAG ATGGAACGTCACGATTTTCCCTCGACTGCTGTTCCTTGTTCTATGCGATGTTCGTCACCCTCTTCTCCGCTCTGTTATTCCTGTACGGCTTCTTCCCACTGCAACTTCTGGATGCTGGTATCGCCAGCTTTAAGGACGTTCCAGATCATGTTGAACATATCAG AGTGAACAACGAGCTGTTGTACAAACCTATGATAAGTAGGTTAATTTTCATGGTGATCGACGGAATGAGGTGGGATTTTGTTGCTGGACCCATCGGACAAGCCGGTATGCCAATCACACGGAGCTTGATACAAAACGACTCGGCGTGTCTTCTTCAAGCTAAGGTCGGCTCTCCTACAGTCACCATGCCCAGGATAAAG gcCATAACGACAGGAACTGCGCCAACATTTGTGGATGTGGTATTGAATTTTGGCAGCACGAGCATATCGGGTGACAGTCTTTTATTGCAGGCCAAAAACCATGGTCATAAATTAGTATTCTTCGGGGACGATACCTGGTTAAGGTTGTTTCCTGGTATATTTGACCGGCATGACGGAACCACGTCATTCTTTGTCACAGATTATACAGAG GTAGACGATAACGTGACACGCCACATCGATGGCGAGTTGAATAAAGACGATTGGACCATTATGGTGCTGCACTATCTCGGGTTGGATCATATCGGGCACATAGGAGGGCCTCAAAGTCCTCTGATAAAACCGAAATTGAGAGAAATGGATGAGATAATCGGTAGAATTAACGCCAAAGTTGTGCACTGG CACTCCCAAAATGAGTCCACGTTATTTATCGTTTGCGGAGATCACGGGATGAAGGACTCGGGTGGTCATGGTGGAAACACACCTCAGGAAACTCTGGTACCTTTTGTAGCAATCGGTGCATCTTGTCCTGGAAACGATGATCAGCCCGTTCAGATGGATCAGATAGACGTAAGCAGTACCCTTGCAGTGATGCTGGGTATCCCAATACCGGCGTCGAGTCTAGGAAGTATCTCGTTGAATGTCTTGAGAGAACTGTCCACGTCAAGAAAGCTCTTCAGTCTTTACTACAATGCCAAACAAGTTTTCAATCACTTTAAAAGGCTTACTGGATTCCAAGCTTCTG GAgcttatgaaaaatattcaaatgcCATAAAGTTACATACAGCTTGGCTGGAAACAAATGGACTGACAAATGAAACCGTGGATGAAATCGTATTCTTATATACTGCTGCTCTTAGAGGGATGAGAAATAAACTTACCAGCAGCATGACCAAATATGACCTTCACGTCATGACAATCGCAATGTTTTTCATGTTTCAT GTGCTGTACATTATAACGAATACGCAGCAGGATACGAGTATTACTCCTAGAAAGATATACGGCTTTCTGATAATCAACGTAATTCTTTGGACATCAGTCGATTACTTATGGGAAGGTTCAAGCGAATCGTTGCTTTTGTCGAACGATACAAACAGTAACTTAATTCTCATGGTCATCGTTGTAATATTATTTGGAAACTGTTACTTGTGTACAAAGCGCAGGTTCTCTGCTGATAGTTTAGTACAG GTTCTGAAAAGTAAAGGAACTACACAGTGTCTATTAATAATGGGTATCATCATTCATGCTCTGAGTTTCAGTAGCAGTAGTTTCGTTGAGGAAGAACACCGTACCTGGTACTTTTTTTGGACTACGTTCTGTATTCTATTGTTGTACAAGATCGGTAAATCCCTCATTGCACAATCGCCAAG ACATTCTCTCCAAGCAAATATTTCTATGAAACTGTTCCTGTGTTTATTGGCTCACTCGGTACTCAGGCAGCTGAATAGCACCGGAGATATGTATGCCCACTTGCCCGATATCGCCGATTGGCTTCAGCAACAAGAAAGCAAAATAAACATGTCCGTGTTGCTAATCTCTG CCCTTTCAATTCTCGTTTGGATCGGACACACCCAtgaggaaataaaatataaaacgtACTCTTTGACGCTGTATATTGCTCTCGCTGTTTGCGTGTATCTTCGGCACATGGGAACTGAAGCAGTATTGAGGATTCCATTCTATCCAACCTCCAA GGGAATTGTTGAGGCGCAATTTTTCTGGTGCTTGATGCTGGTCTTTTCAACTTGCGCTGTGTTTAGATTGGGGAGTACGATACGGAGAagtagaagaaattttttgtcccTACTTCTGCGGTTCGTCATAGAATCCTGGGTCATGGCTTCAACAATGTTACACAGACCGTATAACGTCGTATTGTTGCCGATTCAGATATTGTTCAGTATTGTGATATACGCTGCGTTGAGGGGCTATCAAAATCGTGATATCATTATCCACATTTTTTACTGGCTGGGCAATGTGTTCTACTTTTATCAG GGTAACTCCAATAATTTATCCACTATTGACATTGCTGCGGGCTACGTGGGAGTAGAAtcgtacaatatttacattacGGGACTTTTTCTAGTCATCAATACATATTCTGCACCAGTTTTGGCCTATCTCACACTTCTGTATGTCGTCAcatgtgaaaatgaaaatcc AAAATCGCTGGACGACGTGATTGAGATAAATAGACTGTACGCCGCGTTTAGATTACTTCCGTTAGCTGTGTACACAATAGTAGTTAGTATTCAAAGATACCATTTATTCATTTGGACCGTATTTTCGCCGAAACTTTTATACGAGGCGATGTACTGTATGGTAATGTATATTGTAATGTTAACAATGAACGctacttttattttacatgACAAAATTAACGAGTATTAG
- the LOC107226862 gene encoding GPI ethanolamine phosphate transferase 2-like isoform X1, with the protein MTPHERSKRDGTSRFSLDCCSLFYAMFVTLFSALLFLYGFFPLQLLDAGIASFKDVPDHVEHIRVNNELLYKPMISRLIFMVIDGMRWDFVAGPIGQAGMPITRSLIQNDSACLLQAKVGSPTVTMPRIKAITTGTAPTFVDVVLNFGSTSISGDSLLLQAKNHGHKLVFFGDDTWLRLFPGIFDRHDGTTSFFVTDYTEVDDNVTRHIDGELNKDDWTIMVLHYLGLDHIGHIGGPQSPLIKPKLREMDEIIGRINAKVVHWHSQNESTLFIVCGDHGMKDSGGHGGNTPQETLVPFVAIGASCPGNDDQPVQMDQIDVSSTLAVMLGIPIPASSLGSISLNVLRELSTSRKLFSLYYNAKQVFNHFKRLTGFQASGAYEKYSNAIKLHTAWLETNGLTNETVDEIVFLYTAALRGMRNKLTSSMTKYDLHVMTIAMFFMFHVLYIITNTQQDTSITPRKIYGFLIINVILWTSVDYLWEGSSESLLLSNDTNSNLILMVIVVILFGNCYLCTKRRFSADSLVQVLKSKGTTQCLLIMGIIIHALSFSSSSFVEEEHRTWYFFWTTFCILLLYKIGKSLIAQSPRYFYRHSLQANISMKLFLCLLAHSVLRQLNSTGDMYAHLPDIADWLQQQESKINMSVLLISALSILVWIGHTHEEIKYKTYSLTLYIALAVCVYLRHMGTEAVLRIPFYPTSKGIVEAQFFWCLMLVFSTCAVFRLGSTIRRSRRNFLSLLLRFVIESWVMASTMLHRPYNVVLLPIQILFSIVIYAALRGYQNRDIIIHIFYWLGNVFYFYQGNSNNLSTIDIAAGYVGVESYNIYITGLFLVINTYSAPVLAYLTLLYVVTCENENPKSLDDVIEINRLYAAFRLLPLAVYTIVVSIQRYHLFIWTVFSPKLLYEAMYCMVMYIVMLTMNATFILHDKINEY; encoded by the exons ATGACGCCCCATGAACGGAGCAAAAGAG ATGGAACGTCACGATTTTCCCTCGACTGCTGTTCCTTGTTCTATGCGATGTTCGTCACCCTCTTCTCCGCTCTGTTATTCCTGTACGGCTTCTTCCCACTGCAACTTCTGGATGCTGGTATCGCCAGCTTTAAGGACGTTCCAGATCATGTTGAACATATCAG AGTGAACAACGAGCTGTTGTACAAACCTATGATAAGTAGGTTAATTTTCATGGTGATCGACGGAATGAGGTGGGATTTTGTTGCTGGACCCATCGGACAAGCCGGTATGCCAATCACACGGAGCTTGATACAAAACGACTCGGCGTGTCTTCTTCAAGCTAAGGTCGGCTCTCCTACAGTCACCATGCCCAGGATAAAG gcCATAACGACAGGAACTGCGCCAACATTTGTGGATGTGGTATTGAATTTTGGCAGCACGAGCATATCGGGTGACAGTCTTTTATTGCAGGCCAAAAACCATGGTCATAAATTAGTATTCTTCGGGGACGATACCTGGTTAAGGTTGTTTCCTGGTATATTTGACCGGCATGACGGAACCACGTCATTCTTTGTCACAGATTATACAGAG GTAGACGATAACGTGACACGCCACATCGATGGCGAGTTGAATAAAGACGATTGGACCATTATGGTGCTGCACTATCTCGGGTTGGATCATATCGGGCACATAGGAGGGCCTCAAAGTCCTCTGATAAAACCGAAATTGAGAGAAATGGATGAGATAATCGGTAGAATTAACGCCAAAGTTGTGCACTGG CACTCCCAAAATGAGTCCACGTTATTTATCGTTTGCGGAGATCACGGGATGAAGGACTCGGGTGGTCATGGTGGAAACACACCTCAGGAAACTCTGGTACCTTTTGTAGCAATCGGTGCATCTTGTCCTGGAAACGATGATCAGCCCGTTCAGATGGATCAGATAGACGTAAGCAGTACCCTTGCAGTGATGCTGGGTATCCCAATACCGGCGTCGAGTCTAGGAAGTATCTCGTTGAATGTCTTGAGAGAACTGTCCACGTCAAGAAAGCTCTTCAGTCTTTACTACAATGCCAAACAAGTTTTCAATCACTTTAAAAGGCTTACTGGATTCCAAGCTTCTG GAgcttatgaaaaatattcaaatgcCATAAAGTTACATACAGCTTGGCTGGAAACAAATGGACTGACAAATGAAACCGTGGATGAAATCGTATTCTTATATACTGCTGCTCTTAGAGGGATGAGAAATAAACTTACCAGCAGCATGACCAAATATGACCTTCACGTCATGACAATCGCAATGTTTTTCATGTTTCAT GTGCTGTACATTATAACGAATACGCAGCAGGATACGAGTATTACTCCTAGAAAGATATACGGCTTTCTGATAATCAACGTAATTCTTTGGACATCAGTCGATTACTTATGGGAAGGTTCAAGCGAATCGTTGCTTTTGTCGAACGATACAAACAGTAACTTAATTCTCATGGTCATCGTTGTAATATTATTTGGAAACTGTTACTTGTGTACAAAGCGCAGGTTCTCTGCTGATAGTTTAGTACAG GTTCTGAAAAGTAAAGGAACTACACAGTGTCTATTAATAATGGGTATCATCATTCATGCTCTGAGTTTCAGTAGCAGTAGTTTCGTTGAGGAAGAACACCGTACCTGGTACTTTTTTTGGACTACGTTCTGTATTCTATTGTTGTACAAGATCGGTAAATCCCTCATTGCACAATCGCCAAG ATATTTTTACAGACATTCTCTCCAAGCAAATATTTCTATGAAACTGTTCCTGTGTTTATTGGCTCACTCGGTACTCAGGCAGCTGAATAGCACCGGAGATATGTATGCCCACTTGCCCGATATCGCCGATTGGCTTCAGCAACAAGAAAGCAAAATAAACATGTCCGTGTTGCTAATCTCTG CCCTTTCAATTCTCGTTTGGATCGGACACACCCAtgaggaaataaaatataaaacgtACTCTTTGACGCTGTATATTGCTCTCGCTGTTTGCGTGTATCTTCGGCACATGGGAACTGAAGCAGTATTGAGGATTCCATTCTATCCAACCTCCAA GGGAATTGTTGAGGCGCAATTTTTCTGGTGCTTGATGCTGGTCTTTTCAACTTGCGCTGTGTTTAGATTGGGGAGTACGATACGGAGAagtagaagaaattttttgtcccTACTTCTGCGGTTCGTCATAGAATCCTGGGTCATGGCTTCAACAATGTTACACAGACCGTATAACGTCGTATTGTTGCCGATTCAGATATTGTTCAGTATTGTGATATACGCTGCGTTGAGGGGCTATCAAAATCGTGATATCATTATCCACATTTTTTACTGGCTGGGCAATGTGTTCTACTTTTATCAG GGTAACTCCAATAATTTATCCACTATTGACATTGCTGCGGGCTACGTGGGAGTAGAAtcgtacaatatttacattacGGGACTTTTTCTAGTCATCAATACATATTCTGCACCAGTTTTGGCCTATCTCACACTTCTGTATGTCGTCAcatgtgaaaatgaaaatcc AAAATCGCTGGACGACGTGATTGAGATAAATAGACTGTACGCCGCGTTTAGATTACTTCCGTTAGCTGTGTACACAATAGTAGTTAGTATTCAAAGATACCATTTATTCATTTGGACCGTATTTTCGCCGAAACTTTTATACGAGGCGATGTACTGTATGGTAATGTATATTGTAATGTTAACAATGAACGctacttttattttacatgACAAAATTAACGAGTATTAG